Proteins encoded together in one Ferroglobus placidus DSM 10642 window:
- a CDS encoding AAA domain-containing protein, giving the protein MAQKVSLRRGIEMARVGRSMLEELLQLVLEERRLAVKEVEKEIFGEEGLGAGATPSRIYTVGKVHLVKDFWLFDVGDTVGVLLDRPVNLGFVVDRYDDTAVVYSTSPLAFNEESLLVFKSENLVGYDLQINLLEKIIHGAADPLEEMASEVVFGKAKLPPAIARKRIVGVGLDEFQKEAVESILALEEGELLLVVGPPGTGKTRVISRAALELADQGEKVLITSHTNRAVDTALERLHPSMAVRVGRPERVSESMKDYLIENRAREKEGVGRRLKQLDREVERIKKNMRRRKKGGWGEVFLSMGLDFLYHERAELLKAAEEEVVEEAKIVGTTLIKSNLWPVKNVEFDTVLIDESSQVSISLALLGMVKARKYVLVGDHHQLLPVLRSVRDARRYSAFIYLKNKYPHRVKWLKRHYRSNSKIASLTRFFYEESIQPDESCRSIVLETGKHVQPALSPDKPVVFVSVEGEEVVMDGSKANVSEVEVCRWLVEELVKAGVPEQEIACISPYRAQVELLKEVMGRSVEIGTVDAFQGREKDVVIFTVTATRNFRFAADPNRLNVAFTRARKKLIVVGNWRRIRSRGGVLRDFLEFCNRERSVFLVKGLTSAASASASAGGGAGV; this is encoded by the coding sequence ATGGCGCAGAAAGTCTCCTTGAGAAGGGGGATAGAGATGGCGAGAGTTGGCAGGAGCATGCTGGAGGAGCTTTTGCAGCTGGTTCTTGAGGAGAGGAGACTGGCTGTGAAAGAGGTGGAGAAGGAAATATTTGGGGAGGAAGGGCTTGGAGCTGGAGCTACACCCTCCAGGATATACACAGTTGGGAAAGTCCACCTCGTCAAGGACTTCTGGCTTTTTGATGTGGGGGACACTGTCGGTGTGCTGTTGGATAGGCCTGTAAACCTCGGTTTTGTTGTCGACAGGTATGATGATACGGCGGTTGTTTACTCCACCTCTCCTCTCGCATTTAATGAAGAGTCTCTTCTGGTCTTTAAATCCGAGAACCTAGTGGGTTATGATCTCCAGATAAACCTCCTGGAGAAGATTATCCACGGTGCTGCAGATCCGCTTGAGGAGATGGCTTCCGAGGTTGTTTTCGGCAAAGCAAAACTCCCTCCAGCAATTGCGAGAAAGAGGATTGTGGGTGTTGGCCTGGATGAGTTTCAGAAAGAGGCGGTAGAGTCCATTCTTGCCCTTGAGGAGGGAGAGCTGCTCCTTGTGGTTGGCCCGCCTGGAACGGGGAAAACGAGGGTCATTTCAAGGGCAGCACTTGAGCTTGCAGATCAGGGAGAGAAGGTTCTGATAACCTCCCACACAAACAGGGCGGTTGATACTGCCCTTGAGAGGCTGCACCCATCCATGGCCGTCAGAGTGGGCAGGCCCGAGAGGGTTTCTGAGAGCATGAAGGATTATCTCATCGAAAATAGGGCAAGGGAAAAGGAGGGAGTGGGAAGGAGGCTTAAACAGCTGGACAGAGAGGTAGAGAGGATTAAAAAGAATATGAGAAGGAGGAAGAAGGGAGGGTGGGGAGAGGTCTTTCTCAGCATGGGGCTGGATTTTCTGTACCACGAGAGGGCGGAACTGCTCAAAGCAGCTGAGGAGGAGGTGGTGGAGGAGGCGAAAATTGTTGGCACAACCCTGATAAAGTCCAACCTCTGGCCCGTGAAGAATGTTGAGTTTGACACGGTGCTGATAGATGAGTCAAGTCAGGTGAGCATAAGCCTGGCCCTGCTCGGCATGGTTAAAGCCAGAAAGTACGTGCTTGTTGGCGACCACCATCAGCTCCTCCCCGTTTTGAGGTCTGTAAGAGATGCACGGAGATACAGCGCGTTCATCTACCTGAAAAACAAGTATCCTCACCGCGTGAAGTGGCTGAAGAGGCATTACAGGAGCAACAGCAAGATAGCCTCCCTTACAAGGTTTTTCTATGAGGAGAGCATTCAGCCTGATGAGTCATGCAGGAGCATTGTTCTTGAGACGGGAAAGCATGTTCAGCCCGCACTCTCCCCCGACAAACCGGTTGTCTTTGTCAGCGTTGAGGGGGAAGAGGTGGTTATGGATGGATCGAAGGCAAATGTTAGTGAGGTGGAGGTGTGCAGGTGGCTGGTTGAGGAGCTCGTGAAGGCAGGAGTTCCTGAGCAGGAGATTGCGTGCATCTCTCCCTACAGAGCACAGGTTGAGCTGCTGAAGGAGGTGATGGGCAGGTCGGTTGAGATTGGGACTGTGGATGCTTTCCAGGGGAGGGAGAAGGATGTTGTTATCTTCACCGTTACGGCAACCAGAAACTTCAGGTTCGCTGCAGATCCGAACAGGCTGAACGTTGCCTTTACAAGGGCAAGGAAAAAGTTGATTGTGGTGGGGAACTGGAGGAGGATAAGGTCGAGAGGTGGTGTGCTCAGGGACTTTCTTGAGTTCTGCAACAGGGAAAGGTCTGTGTTCCTTGTTAAGGGTCTTACTTCAGCTGCATCTGCGTCTGCATCTGCAGGCGGAGGCGCGGGAGTGTGA